AATATCACACTCAAGCTGTCCTCATAAGCCCTTTCATGTAAAATGCACTTACAGGCACAAACTCTGTCACAAAACCTTCTTGAATAACACTGGAACGAAGAAATTCTTAATTCAGTTCCGTGGGTTTTCTTGAAAAATCATCTATaatgatatttttcaaaatatattaatataagaATAAAACCTAAATTGTatgttttctcccttcttttctcaTGGTTTCTCCCTTTGTAGCAAGGCACAAGGACTACATAAAATGGCCTGCTAGGAAAACCTGAGACAACTGGCCAATATCCAAGCCATACAAGAATGTGCCTACACATGGTTTAATATAGACACTATAGAGAGGGAAGTATTACTTTGTAGCAAATGAAGTTTGTTTTACTGAAAGAGCTGTGGCTGTACTGTGTAAATGTTTGACATTCATGTTGTATGAAGCTGACTTCCACTTTACTCCTTTGATCATTATTAAATGACATTTGGAATTGTTGCATTAGACTGACTCAACAAAGTAATTGTCAAGTCTCACAAGAGTGAGACAATAAGCTTCTAAGAAGCCTCACTTAACCGTGTTTAAATATTAGACACACTGCTTTGCTCCCTGCTGGGACTCAAGGGAGTGCCAGCACACAGATCACAAGAGCCCATCCTCTAAGGATGCAAAATAGTTGTGTAACAAATAAACTGAGAAAAGCAATTTGAGCTCAAAATTTATCCAGCTTGAAATTCTCTCTGAGTATATTTGAGAGGCATTTACATAAATGACCAAGGAGTAACAAAAAACCTTTTGCTCATGACAGATTTTAGGttaatatacacatatacagGCATATATATAGTGTTGAACTCAATACAACACTGGAAGATTTTTGTAGGATGTTTTGATTGTAATGTTATATCTAATCAGCTCTATTAAAAAGACTCAGATTTattcaaaatcttgtttctCATTAATTACCCTACTACAGCATTACTAAGATTTTTTGAATGCCAGACTAGAAATGGCAACTTTCCATGTTGTGATAAATGGAATTAGTAGAGGATCCAAACAACCCTGGCTTCTCCTTTGCCATTTCTCTAAAAGCTGTAAGTAAAAGGTTTGGAAACAGAAAGAATTCATGGAggattgaaaagaaaaaaaaaagcctctaaactaaacaaaacaaaacagatacCCATCCATGACATGCAATTAGTTCTGTTCCAAGTACTTAATCCTGTGAGAAGGCTCTGAAAATCTTATTGctctaaaataaacaaattatcTGGTTTATGTATTTGTCATTGTTCAGAATGATGCACAGTGCCATAAAATTGAACAAACACTTCTCCAAGGCAGTTAAATGTTATGCCATCCtgaaaagtattaaaataatcACAACTAAGAGACTGGCTGTCTTggaattttagggtttttataCCTCCAGTTTGTTGAAGTTGAAAGGCTTCTCACAACAGAgtaaaattcaagaaaaaaaattcttgcaactgtattttttcccctttattaaTATAACTCTCATTTTTctagaaattattatttataagtTTAAGTCAATTAttatcactgtatttttttagcTACCTTTGCTATAATTATGGTATGATGTTAATACAAAATGAAAGTATATACGAGAATGCAAAATATAACTTGAGTGTcacagcttttaatttttagcACAAAATAAACTATTTATGAGCCACTCATCTTAGGATGAACAGAATTTGAGCTGAAACATTTTGCAACCAATATGCTGACAATGCAGACTACTTCAGTGAGCAGACTTAACTGACACATATTTTTGGAGGCTATTTAAAAATTTACTACTATGCATTTAATCTCATTTATTGGGTTGAtaaaaaagcaaccaaacaaatcaaaaaccccaaaccaacaaaagtTCAtaccacagaaataaaatcccaaaataataaaaaaaaactggGGGGGGAAACTGGAATGTGAGATTTGAATTAATGAGATATGAATTAAGAAAACAGGTCCATTTAATGTTATGTTCAAAGTCATGGAATTCAAAACAGTTTAGATCAGGAAAGCAAAAGAATCATCAGATCCACTAAGAAATAAATAGACAGACTGCAGACTTACTAGTGAGAATTGAGCTGTTTATAGGAGCACACAAAAGTCCCGAGCACCTGCTACTAACCCAGCCTCCCAATCATGGATAGAAAAATCAAGGTttagaaaaccaaacaaaacaaaacaaagcattttttcaaGTACCAACTTTAGAACAACCATGGCTGTGAGCTGACTGAGAtagagagacaaagaaaactTATTTCCCAAGAACAACCCAGATGGAAATGTCCTCACAAAACACTAgacagtaaataaaattatatttcaagAACACCAATCTCCTTTTCCTGTAGGCAAGAAAAGTTCATTAACCCACACGTCTAAAATTTTCAAGAATTTTCCTTGTGGCACACACACACTATCTCCTTCTTATACATGAAGAGCACCCAATAAAATTGTTgtatggaaaataaaagctgtgaaTACCTCCAGGCACATGACAGAAGAATTAgcatgttttgttttaaacacaaGTTGTCCTCTCTAAATACAAAGCCTACTCCACAACTGTAAGTCACAGTCTAGCCTTGTTCAAAGATGAATAGTGCCACCAAAAAGCTTACACTTCTTAACTTTCTTTACCCTAAAAATATTTGAGGCTGTACCACActttaatgtggaaaaaaaaaatccaggtgcAGCTTGGTAGGTTTTTATTTATCAAGACACATTTTGACTTAGCAAAGCTCAGCACTGTGGTTCATGGGCACATGCAGCCCATAACACCCCTGAGACCTGCCTGTGACCCAGGAGCTCAGAACTGATGGCCATAAAAGCCCAGAATGCTACCTGAAGCACAGAACTGGATTCACATAAAAAATTGTCCCTTTTCACACCCTGGTGGCAACAGTTGTGTGCTAGAAGCCATTGCAACACTACATTACCAGTAAGTAGTTCAATTTTTCGTGTGTGTAGACAGGACACAAAAATTAGGGCAGGGCTCTTAACATCTATACTTTTCCATGAAATACAATAAACCAACTACTGTTTGCTAACTCAAGAGATTCTAAACATTATAATTATGTACGTCTTTAGAAGTAATTATTACTGTCAACTTTTAATTCTGCTCAGCAGGTAATGCTAATGTCTCAAAAGCAattcaataaaattaaaaaataaattaaagtaaCTAGTTATTCACAATTAATATTCCCTGGCATCATGTAAACAACCTATAGCTCTTCATTGTCTGTTAAGCACATGACTTCATATGTCTTTTCCActtcttttatttccattacATTTATTGTACTACAATTCTTTGCAAAACATTGTATAAGCCACACAGAGTACCATTGTACATATTAACAGTTTGAAATGTACTCAATGACACATTTGACTAAATTCTTATgcctatttttaaaacttttcagtTACTGATTTCACATCagtaatttttcttccatgatCTAATCAATGTACCGAATAAGATCTAGTAGTTAATATAACATGTACAGCTGCATGAAGCATGAGTTCACATTGCTGGCCACAGCTTTACATACTTTTCAAAAGCTGTTAGGAGTATATTAGCAGCAATGTTCATAAAACAGAGGACTTTCTCAGAAGTGCACAAGGATGTCTAAGAAACAGGGATAACCAAATGCCACATGAGTAagggcacactgcagctgctgcactgggcCACAGCACCAAGAGGTAGAACACACCTACCTGTGTTAAAGTGTGAGGGTCACCTACCCAGAAACACAGGATAGAGAGGGTGCCAGGGTTAGGCAGAGGGAGAATTGTTCTCAATTTCTCTGCTGCCCCTAAACACCTAACTGGATCTAGAAGCTTGTGTTCGACAGACACAACAGTGGTATTCCCATTTAAGAGTTTAAGGATAAATGAGAACTAGGTAAAATCAGAAATATCCTACAAAAGTGAAAGCAAATTCACTAATGTGAATATTAGGAAGTAATTCTAAGATActcaaagatttttctttcttcttttaaggGACCTTTTGactctttcattcttttcccaATTTGTGCATTTATTCCTTGCCCTACCCTCTCATCCTTTTTgatgggaggaaaaagaaacaaaattttcttcCCTCCTATCCTGCTATCCATTTTTCCTGCTAGCATCTATGCATAATGGTACATCATAGCTTTTAGACAGAATTCCCAAGAAATTTCATTAGGTATCTCTCTGCCAAAATTTGTGATGTATTTAGACCAAAACTTTGCAAGTCCTGCAACATCACTGCAGAACTCTTATTCCAATATTGAGTGAGGTAACAAACAACTGTCAAATATATTATTATGTTAGCATAAATGTTAagactcttttttaaaaagttttttgctttgaaaaaaaattttacttgTTTGTTAAAGTTAATTCACTGAGATAAGTCAAACTTGAGTATACAAATACACAAAACACTCTACCGTAAGTGTCCTTAATATAATGCAGTCTCATCAGTAGtttcttttcctggaatttGGAATTCAGAGATTTATTGGTTCCCACACACAGCTATTGTTAAAAGATCTTCAAAGGGCCTGTTTACTAAAATGAGTGccaattttgttttcagatgcACTCAAATTGCCTGCAGTATGGGGCAACAATGCTAAGTCAAAGAGGGCCTTTATCAGCTGCAGTTTGAAGTACTGTAAACAAATTTATAAAAAGCACCAGAAGGTTTACACCATGCTGTCAGCATTTCTTCTTCTGACCACACAACTCAGAATATGCAACTAAAGCttacaatatttaaaaaagcaTCAGTATTCTATAGCAACAATATAAAAGGTTAACATACATTATCAATCTGTCCTAAAGAGTTTTAAACCATGCTTCCTCACACTAGTTATGGACCTGAACAGCTGCCTATAACTGGGTAGAGCATCCACTAGTGATTTCAGATGAAGTCTGAAGTTCCTCTAATCCTAAatgtgtttaaattaaaaagttttGTTGCAGACTCCTAGGAGGTCAGGATTTCTTCACTTCCTTCTCGTATTGAAATCTGCATCATGGTCTCCCTTGAAGGTGTTAATTTGGTTTTAAGAATaagttctttttatttaaatactttataGCAACTTCTGAATGTACTTTAGGAGTAATCTCAGTTTGGGAGAAGTTCAATTTCCAAAACAATCTCAACTTCCAACATGTTTCCTACACATGACTGTTTCTGCAGATGGGGTGCATCATGGAAGAGTGATAAATACATGAGAGTTTATACTCAGAAAGTACCATTCATTATTCTTTAGAAGGCACTGCGTAAGAACAATGAAGATGAGACACATGTAACAATAAAGTTGAGGCACATTTATCAGTTAAAAACCAAGATTCTGTATCTGTTAAGGTCCCCCAAAAATGTATGAGGATCAATAATCACCTCTAACTGGTGTCACCTAAACTGGTTAAGACAGCCAAGTATTCAAGAACTGCATTTATAAAGAAATCTATCATTATGGGCATAACAGTACACCCTGTCTTAGTGTAAAAATGCATCCAACTTCTTTTTGATATGTTCAAAAGCATCTTTCCCCATATAGTCCATGCGCCCTTCCTCCCACTTTCTCCGTTCATCTTCTGGAGTTGGTTTTGCTGGTTTGAAGTGAATAGACAGCTCTGAAACAAAATGTGCAACCTCATTCTGTGGAAAGAAGAAGAGTGGGAAAACAGTCATCTGGTTTTTCTTATTTCAATACTGTGATGCTAAACCTTAAATGGTAAACTTCTGCTGTACACTCCCAGttaaaacaatgaaataaaCAATATTCAAATGTTCACTCCTGTTTTGATAATGTGACCTCATTTTCCTATGGTTTTACTACTTTTTATGGCATCTTTGAACATaccaaacatttattttactgGTCTTAACTCAGATCTTGGCATACTTGGCAACAATACAATGACAATATTACAAATACTGCCTGGTTAGAATAGAATATCTGCTACAAGGAAGAATTTATAATTTATCTGTTCGAATTTTGTCTCCAACAAGCTTTCATGTGAACATACATTTCTAGAATTTTTGGTAATTAGTTTTATTTGAACTCCAGTGAAATCAATATTATTTAGCAGATGTGAGGCACAttgtttaataaattaattcaaaatatgGATACTATTCATTATACCAACAGCTAGTGCATTTTGAATGACACTCCAAAATTGTAAATGCTGGTTCAAAGTCAAGTCATCATAGGCGCACAAATGCAAGACACATTATTAGTGATATTTTCTACCATGTAAAAGGAAAACTGTGTCCCCAACTGACCAATGCCAGCAAAAAAGCAGCATCCCAACAATTATAACCTGTAATAAAGATGAGATATAACAAGAACCAATCAAGGCAGCCACTAAAAACCTTCTTTCAGTAGAACGCAAAGAGGCTCACAGGAAAACAACTATTCTCACGTTGtaaacaaaactgaaatcaaCAAGAACAGCTTTCTAGAGAAGTCTTCACAAATTCAAGgtaaaaatgtttcaaaatagaATTTAATGGGCAGGAATCAATGTCTTAAACTGCCTAAATGCCCTGGAATATCCATTGCATCTGCCAGTCTGGGGCAGATAAAGCATAGGACTTGGTGGAAGGCAAGGTAAGGTATTTCACACAACCAACATGCAGTAAGGTGTCAAGATTACTTTATCATTGGCAAGTTTTAGAAACAGCTTTGGAAGCCCTTAAGAAGATGACCAGAATCATAATGTTTTTAGAAATTAAGAATTTTACCTAGGGCCCAAACACTCCTGGCTGCTTTTGTTTCTCAGTCTTTAAGTATTTCACTACAGTGCTTCACAATCGCACCAAAACCCTTATTGGGAAAACAGCTGTGTGGTGAACCTTACAAATCCTTGACACCTTGTCAACCCCATCCACACCAAGTCTGCCTCTGTTGTCACACTGCCCACATCTACAAGTGTCCATAAATGCGGTGCAAGTCCACAAAGGAAAGCCTGGTCACTCAGGCTCCTGTACATTCCCTTTCCACTTGCTTGGAAACATCACTTCAGCAGgtaaaaacccacaacaaaacaaaatataaaagaacTAACTAACACAAAATACCCAAACAGCTTTGCTTGTGTTAGTATTGTGTTAGTAACACCATGCATTGATTACTCAGGGGTTAGCACaggaaaatacacatttaaacCTCAAAGTTTTGAAAAGAGAACTAGAAAGGGATCACAACACAGTATTGGAAACAGTTAAGGAATAACATGGCTAAAAGATTAAGGAATTTATTTGCACATTGCATTGTAATTAGTTGAGCTTTCCTAAAATTATGTTGGCAGCAAAGATGCACATGCAGTTATCAATAGATGTTGAATGCACAAAGCTACATGTACCATTTCTGAGGTTTCCTGAAGTGCAGGTTGCAATGCAGGTTGTTCTGAAGGTCTGTCAGGCTCAGAGGGACGGACCTTAGAATCTCTTGGTTCGACTTCATGTACAGGTTGCTAAAATACAGCCAGTGAGGTTTTATTAGGGGAATATTTTCTCACAATTTCCTTTTCACAAGAATTTGTACAATACAATACAACTACTTTCAGTCTTGGGGGAGGGTAAAGCAATGGATGGGAGGAAAGCAAAGAAGCACATTATCACCAAGGAGAAAATTCATGTCACCCAGCTTTAGTATCAAAAATGGCATTGAATCAAAGCTCCTACTACAATCCATCTAGGAAAGTACCTCCAGAGGGCAGCTCATCTCATCCTAAAACAGGTTCAAAGTGGCTGTCATTTTTCAGTGACTACACATACAGCCTGGGAAACAAGCTTACCATTCATGAGGCCAAACTTCAacaagaaaaatctcatttcagGATTATAGCTTGCTCTCACATAAACTTTTTATATGTATGAAATAACAGAACAAAGTATTTCAAAACAGAGGTAAAATAGATTGCCCAAAAAATATTGTCccaaatatttgcttttgacAGATAGCAAAACATAAATGAGTAGACAGATCCCATTCTAAAGTCTTTTCCCCTAAAACAATTTCACAAGTATATTGAAGCTGGGCAACAAAAAGTGGAATGATGGTATTCTTAAGTAAGAAGGGAACCAAGCTATTACTTTCCAATTAATATGGTCTTCTGATAAGCTAATCTTAGTAATCAAAATACcaatagaaatttaaattttaatgaaactGCTTTAGgtaaaaattatgatttttttaccCCAAACGAACATCTTGATAATGTGTCCCTATTTAGTTTGAGCCTTTCCAATGAAATCAGATGCATAAGGCACACAAGAAAGTACATCCTttgcaaataaattattcttaaGTTATGGAACTGTAAGGTTTGTGATTTTCCTTCAGCTCCTTCACACTCGGACGGGAAAGGGAAGAAGGGGAGGACAGGgcaaatgggaaaggaaaattacAGTTTTACTTTATAGAGTAACGACAGGCTAAAGAAATGAAGGGAAGAACATCTTGAAAGTTGTCTTCATCATTCTAGAGTGGAGTTCACAAATTACAATGCAGATGACATTAGAacactaattttattttctcccagtTGTACCATGGGGTAATACGGTATATCACGCAATATGTAATGACTTACACCTGCAGAGGCATTGTGTTTACTATGTCCAACTTAATTCCTGCATAAAATAAGGAGATGCAGTGCAACAGAAACACACAAATACAAGAGAAGTgacaaaagaagcagaaagactGCAATATTCATTAGTGGATTTTTTCAAGGCTCTCCTTGTTGCTCAAGTCACAGAAATTTGAGAAACAGTTTTCTGGCCCAACACTTGTGGGAAAAAACTTTCTACAGAAGAATGATAGAAAGGATTCTAGTTTTAAATATATTGATTCACAAAAGCattaatattcaaaatattactTTGGtagcagatttttttatattgcaTTTAATTATGTACTTAACAACTTTGAATAAACAACCTCTTCctaaaatgcaaagcaaactCTTTCAACTTCCAGACACATCATACACGCATAACTaaagattaaagaaaataaataggctttagattatttttaatgctaGTGAGAAAATCCAATAGCTACAGCCAAATTGAAGATATGATCTTCCAAATCAGAAAGCATCTccttttagtatataatttgaCTTTGTTTCTGCatataataataacaaacaACACACTCACAGCTTTGAAGGCGAGTTCCTCGGGTGAGTATGCTGTGGGATTTACTTCACTTGtctgctctgggagctcagGCTTTTGTAGAGAACTGGCCACATAAGGACTGACCTTCTTCAGGGTAACTTCAACTCCATTGAAAGCGTGCTAATGAAAACAAGAACATCTCACCAGTGAAATACAACTTTTCAGGATGGGAATAACTTATTTACAACAGTTGCACTTCCTTAGAGGGTTCTCATCATTAAAGGAATAActtaataaatgtaaaaaaagtaaataaatgcaaaaaaagtaTATGGTCCTAGATTCAGAGCATGCTGCAGtttaggtttttggtttttgcatTCATGAGCACACCAGCATCATGAGGTAAATCTAACAGGTATTTCCATCTTCATTTACCAtagttcaaatattttttttaatacacagtgccttaaaaattaaagcatgCTAAAGTATAAGATCAAAAACTAACCactccttcctctgctttccaATTCGTCATGAGGTTAACAAACCAAATTATTCTCTGGGGCTTTGATGGTAAATATTCAACTGATCTTAAGGGGATTATGCAATTAGTTCAATTAtgttaataatttaatattataaggcattaagaaaatatttacatatgcATAAATGGGATCTAATTTGTAATGTCTggatacaaaattaaaaattgtacTTCTACACATTTCTTTATGCTACTGGTTTCTAAGAAATCATCTATTTataaacagattatttttattctattcaTGAAAAGCATACTGCTGCatattctttggaaaaaaaaaggataaagagATCATTAAATGTTTGATGACATAGAAGTACTGTACATATCATCTTAAATGCAATTAACACTGCTTTTGCAAACCTGATTTATTTGCTATGACCTCATGAAACAAGTTATAATGTAGTACTGAAAAGGTACATTTTATTACAGATCAAGACCTAGTTATATGGTCTGTATCAATTTAGctacaagaaaaacagaagtctGTTTGTTTCATGGGCCAGGTTATCTCTTCTCTGGCTAACTTGTATCATATTCTGCACATACATTACCATAAAAACTTTATCAATTAAGAAGATGGCTGCAGGATATCCTGGGAAAGCAGATAATACAAGAAATCCTTCTTAAATGGCTACTTTGGTCACTTCTACTACCAACCCAACAGATAGTAAGTTTTCCCACACATATTGGGATTACACagcaaggttttggtagcagggtgATTCCAGGAGTagcttctgtaagaagctgctagaagcttccCTCAAACCCAGTGGAGCCAATGACAGCTGGCTCCAAAAAGCCCATCAGTGATGGTGGTAGTGCCTTTGGGATAAGACttaaggaggaggaaggagtttCCTTGCAACTGGACAACTGCAGAcagaggagtgagaatatgtgtGAGCTACGACCCTGCATGCACTAGGGTCACTGAAGAATTAAGgcgaggaggtgctccaggtgccagagcagagatAACCCTGCATCCCATGCTGCATCAGGGTGTCCTTCTGTAGCCCATGGAGGTCCCTGGTGGAGCACAGATCCACCTGCACCCCATGGTGGAACCCACACCACAGCAAGTGGATGTCTGAAGGAGGCAGTGACCCCATGGAAAGCCCATgatggagcaggctcctggcagcagcactggaccTATGAAGAGAGGAGCCTGCAGTGGAgtaggtttgctggcaggacttgtgaccccaTGGGGACCCCCACTGGGACAGGCAGTCCCTGAGGGACTGCATCTCACAGCTCATGGGATGGATTCATGTTGGAAAAGTCCATGGAGGACTGTCTCCCATAGAAGGGActccacagctggagcagggaaggagtgtGAGGAATCCCTGAggtggaaggagcagcagagacaacatGAAATGAACTGACCACAGTCCTCATTCCCCATCCCCGTGTGCCATAGGTGGGGGGGAGTCAGAGAAAACAGGGAGTAAAGTTGAATCCAGGAAGAAGTGAGGGATGGCAGTAGGTGTtccaaatttggggtttttctccttACTCTGActtgattggtaataaatttaattaatttcctgAAGTTCAGCCTGTTTCACCTTTGATGATACCTGGTGAgagatctctccctgtccttatccaGACTCATGAGTCTTTCCTTACATTTTCTCTCCCGTCCCCTGTCCATCTTAGGAGCAGAGTGATAGAGTGGCTTGGGTGGGCACTTGGAATCCAGCCAGAATCAGCCCAACACATCATATAATTTCTTCCTCTAccaattttcagaatttttggTTTAAATTCCAACATATTCCCACTAACTCCTTATCAGTTACCTTGCATTCCTCAGATTCTGATTCTTCCATCTTTTGAAGTTTTTCCAACAAAGGCAATATACTGGCACTGTATATATTCCACCAGAGGACAAGGAATGACAGCTGATGAGAAGATCCAGATGTGGTACCATCCTGCATAAGTCTCTTTGTTTGAAGGTTGTATTTGTAGTTCCAGGGCTTTGTTGCTCCCAAGAAATGAACAACTTTGGCATCTCTACCAAAACTGTAGAGATCAAATATACAGGTCTATacctaaaatatttcttagcTTATATTAACTCCTAGAAGAAACATGCTTACTGACAGGTGAGGTAATTTAACATTTTGCAACAGCAACACATTTGAGATTATATGtattaatattttgtttctatctTCCTGGTTTAATTAATCttgtttaaaatacagaaaacaaaaagttacATTGCCATTTGCTTCCAGCTGCTAATTCTAGTAGAAAAGTTCATGAAGGAAACTGACAGTCTCATGCAGTACTATTTCCAGTCTTCCTTCATGCTCTAGTcacaaaaaaatacatattactCCAAATATTTAATCACCAAAATTGGGTATTACTGATCCCATATTAAAAATTACTAATAAATACACTGGCCTAAGTTCATCTTCCAATAAGAGTGTATTGTGCAACTGGAACAGAAATTCATGACACCCTAAATCTAACTTGCCTTTTACCAGATAAGATTCTCAATTGCATTGTCTGGAATAATATAATTAGTAGCACAAATTTCATTTCATAATACTAAGGAACTAAGGAATGGCTCAAAAAAATTCAAGCAATGCCAATTGCTTCTCTAAGAAATTACTTAAGA
The nucleotide sequence above comes from Molothrus aeneus isolate 106 chromosome 2, BPBGC_Maene_1.0, whole genome shotgun sequence. Encoded proteins:
- the GYG2 gene encoding glycogenin-2; this encodes MSVTDQAFVTLATDDVYCQGALVLGQSLRNHRTSRKLAVLITPEVSSGMRSVLSSVFDEVIEVGVLDSTDSVHLALMQRPELGVTFTKLHCWTLTHYSKCVFMDADTLVLCNVDELFDREEFSAAPDSGWPDCFNSGVFVFQPSLKTYNLLLQFAAEHGSFDGGDQGLLNSFFSNWATADIGKHLPFLYNLSSSSVYTYVPAFNHFGRDAKVVHFLGATKPWNYKYNLQTKRLMQDGTTSGSSHQLSFLVLWWNIYSASILPLLEKLQKMEESESEECKHAFNGVEVTLKKVSPYVASSLQKPELPEQTSEVNPTAYSPEELAFKAQPVHEVEPRDSKVRPSEPDRPSEQPALQPALQETSEMNEVAHFVSELSIHFKPAKPTPEDERRKWEEGRMDYMGKDAFEHIKKKLDAFLH